One genomic region from Blastococcus sp. Marseille-P5729 encodes:
- a CDS encoding bifunctional FO biosynthesis protein CofGH: MSTNAPTESALRRALARVERAAAIDQTEAEVLLHARGDDLRRLCAAASRVRDSGLEAVGRPGVLTYSKKVFIPVTRLCRDRCHYCTFATVPGRVPAAYLSPDEILDIAREGARLGCKEALFTLGDRPEDRWDAAAQWLEEAGYPDTLSYVRAMAIRVLEETGLLPHLNPGVMSWEELQRLRPVAPSMGMMLETTSRRLYETPGEAHYASPDKDPAVRLRVLEDAGRSNIPFTTGLLIGIGENYAERAESIFALRRIARTYHGVQEVIIQNFRAKPDTAMRGEPDADIEEFAAALAVTRVVLGPKMRLQAPPNLAPDDLALLLSAGVDDWGGISPLTPDHVNPEYPWPQIDELASFVAQHGFTLRERLTIYPEYIARREAWLDPRLSAHVDALADSDGLADPNAIVKGRPWQEPPSAMVASGRVDLHTEIDTKGRYTETRSDFAEGVYGDWSEIGRAVTQPSARGSSEVMRPEFKSALAAAEAKQAAISDNDAAVLFDAQDGAEVAALAALADSLRAEAVGEHITYVVNRNINFTNVCYTGCRFCAFAQRRTDADAFTLSLEQVADRAQQAWDVGATEVCMQGGIHPDLPGTAYFDIARAVKARIPDMHVHAFSPMEVINGAARTDLSISEFLSAAAEAGVDSFPGTAAEILDDDVRWVLTKGKLPTAQWIDVVTSAHRLGLPTTATMMYGHVDNAGHWLAHLRLIGRLQAETGGFSEFVLLPFVHSSSPIYLAGIARPGPTALENRVVHAMSRILLHDKIRNIQTSWVKTTESSVVTHLQGGVNDIGGTLMEETISRMAGSASGSFRTITELERIGSLAGRPVRQRTTEYGEVPPERRAAALASDGVLPSDLLRHVPIAGTVAN; the protein is encoded by the coding sequence TTGAGCACGAACGCCCCCACCGAGTCGGCGCTGCGCCGCGCCCTCGCCCGCGTCGAGCGGGCGGCCGCCATTGATCAGACCGAGGCTGAGGTCCTGCTGCACGCCCGTGGTGATGACCTGCGGCGACTGTGCGCCGCGGCATCGCGAGTCCGTGACAGCGGCCTGGAGGCCGTAGGCCGCCCCGGCGTGCTGACATACAGCAAGAAGGTGTTCATCCCGGTGACGCGGTTGTGCCGGGACCGCTGCCACTACTGCACCTTCGCCACCGTGCCGGGCCGGGTGCCCGCGGCCTACCTCTCGCCCGACGAGATCCTCGACATCGCGCGGGAGGGCGCGCGCCTCGGCTGCAAGGAGGCGCTGTTCACCCTCGGCGACCGGCCCGAGGACCGGTGGGACGCCGCCGCGCAGTGGCTGGAGGAAGCCGGCTACCCCGACACGCTCTCGTACGTCCGCGCGATGGCGATCCGGGTGCTGGAGGAGACCGGGTTGCTGCCGCACCTGAACCCCGGCGTGATGTCGTGGGAGGAGCTGCAGCGGCTGCGTCCGGTCGCGCCCTCGATGGGGATGATGCTCGAGACCACGTCGCGCCGCCTCTACGAGACGCCGGGGGAGGCTCACTACGCCTCGCCGGACAAGGATCCCGCCGTCCGGTTACGGGTGCTTGAGGACGCCGGACGCTCCAACATCCCCTTCACCACCGGGTTGCTGATCGGGATCGGTGAGAACTACGCGGAGCGTGCGGAGTCGATCTTCGCGCTGCGGCGCATCGCACGGACCTACCACGGCGTCCAAGAGGTCATCATCCAGAACTTCCGGGCCAAGCCCGATACCGCGATGCGTGGCGAACCGGACGCCGACATCGAGGAGTTCGCCGCGGCGCTCGCGGTCACCCGCGTGGTGCTCGGACCAAAGATGCGGCTGCAGGCGCCACCCAACCTGGCGCCGGACGACCTCGCCCTCTTGCTCTCGGCGGGAGTCGACGACTGGGGCGGCATCTCGCCGCTCACTCCCGACCACGTCAACCCCGAGTACCCATGGCCACAGATCGACGAGCTCGCCAGTTTCGTTGCGCAGCATGGGTTCACCTTGCGGGAGCGGCTGACCATCTACCCCGAGTACATCGCCCGCCGCGAGGCCTGGCTGGATCCACGGCTGTCCGCGCACGTCGACGCACTGGCCGATTCCGATGGACTGGCCGATCCCAACGCGATCGTCAAGGGGCGGCCGTGGCAAGAACCGCCGTCCGCCATGGTCGCCAGCGGCCGGGTCGACCTGCACACCGAGATCGACACGAAGGGCCGCTACACCGAGACGCGCTCCGACTTCGCAGAAGGGGTGTACGGCGACTGGTCGGAGATCGGTCGCGCCGTCACCCAGCCATCTGCGCGCGGGTCCTCGGAGGTGATGCGCCCAGAGTTCAAGTCTGCATTGGCTGCTGCAGAAGCAAAGCAGGCCGCGATCAGCGACAACGACGCCGCCGTGCTCTTCGACGCGCAGGACGGCGCCGAGGTCGCTGCGCTCGCCGCGCTCGCCGACTCGCTGCGCGCCGAGGCTGTTGGTGAGCACATCACGTACGTCGTCAACCGGAACATCAACTTCACCAACGTCTGCTACACCGGTTGCCGGTTCTGCGCCTTCGCGCAGCGACGTACGGACGCCGACGCCTTCACTCTGTCGCTGGAGCAGGTCGCCGATCGCGCCCAGCAGGCGTGGGACGTCGGGGCTACCGAGGTGTGCATGCAGGGCGGCATCCACCCCGACCTGCCGGGGACGGCGTACTTCGACATCGCCCGCGCTGTGAAGGCGCGCATCCCGGACATGCATGTGCACGCCTTTTCGCCGATGGAGGTCATCAACGGCGCGGCGCGGACCGACCTGTCGATCAGCGAGTTCCTCTCCGCCGCGGCGGAGGCTGGCGTGGACTCGTTCCCGGGGACAGCCGCCGAGATCCTCGACGACGACGTCCGCTGGGTGCTGACCAAGGGCAAGCTGCCTACCGCGCAGTGGATCGACGTCGTGACCTCGGCGCACCGGCTTGGCCTGCCCACCACCGCGACGATGATGTACGGGCATGTCGACAATGCGGGGCACTGGCTGGCGCACCTTCGGCTGATTGGACGGCTGCAGGCGGAGACCGGCGGTTTCAGCGAGTTCGTGCTGCTGCCGTTCGTGCACTCATCTTCACCGATATATCTGGCAGGCATCGCGCGGCCGGGCCCGACGGCGTTGGAGAACCGGGTGGTGCACGCGATGTCGCGGATCCTGCTGCACGACAAGATCCGCAACATCCAGACCTCGTGGGTTAAGACGACCGAATCCAGCGTGGTAACTCATCTGCAGGGCGGCGTCAACGACATCGGCGGGACGCTGATGGAGGAGACCATCTCGCGGATGGCCGGCTCGGCGTCCGGGTCGTTCCGCACCATCACCGAGCTCGAGCGGATCGGCTCGCTTGCCGGGCGCCCGGTTCGTCAGCGCACCACCGAGTACGGCGAGGTCCCACCCGAGCGTCGTGCCGCCGCGCTCGCCAGTGACGGCGTCCTGCCGTCAGACCTGCTGCGTCACGTCCCGATCGCCGGCACAGTGGCAAACTAG
- a CDS encoding DUF808 domain-containing protein has protein sequence MAAGLAALLDDIAALAKAAAASVDDVAAAAGRASAKAAGVVIDDTAVTPRYVDGLDPKRELPIIKKIAIGSLRNKLLFILPAAMLLSQFIPWLLTPILMLGGTYLAFEGAEKVWEWISGQHEVEASDQPGISGEDREKEIISGAVRTDFILSAEIMVISLNEVANEPFWSRLVIMVIVAIAITVLVYGAVGLIVKMDDIGLSMTRRDSGFAQRFGRGLVKAMPKVMSFLSTVGIIAMLWVGGHILLVGVTELGWHAPYDLVHWLEGLVKDVNGVGGALAWIVNTICSAIIGLIVGAVVVLIMHLIPRKKKAAAAAH, from the coding sequence ATGGCTGCTGGACTCGCCGCACTCCTCGACGACATCGCCGCGCTCGCGAAGGCGGCAGCCGCCTCGGTGGACGACGTCGCCGCCGCCGCCGGGCGGGCGAGCGCGAAGGCGGCCGGCGTCGTCATCGACGACACCGCCGTCACTCCACGCTATGTCGACGGCCTCGACCCCAAGCGCGAGCTGCCGATCATCAAGAAGATCGCGATCGGCTCGCTGCGCAACAAACTGTTGTTCATCCTGCCGGCGGCGATGCTGCTGAGCCAGTTCATCCCCTGGCTGCTGACCCCGATCCTGATGCTCGGCGGCACCTACCTGGCCTTCGAGGGCGCCGAGAAGGTCTGGGAGTGGATCTCCGGGCAGCACGAGGTCGAGGCGAGCGACCAGCCCGGCATCTCCGGTGAGGACCGCGAGAAGGAGATCATCTCCGGCGCCGTCCGCACTGACTTCATCCTGTCGGCCGAGATCATGGTCATCTCGCTCAACGAGGTCGCGAACGAGCCCTTCTGGTCGCGCCTGGTCATCATGGTCATCGTGGCCATCGCGATCACGGTGCTGGTGTACGGCGCGGTCGGGCTGATCGTGAAGATGGACGACATCGGTTTGTCGATGACCAGGCGGGACTCAGGGTTCGCGCAGCGCTTCGGCCGCGGCCTGGTCAAGGCGATGCCCAAGGTCATGAGCTTCCTGTCGACCGTCGGCATCATCGCGATGCTGTGGGTCGGCGGTCACATCCTCCTGGTCGGTGTGACCGAGCTGGGCTGGCATGCGCCGTACGACCTGGTGCATTGGCTGGAAGGCCTGGTCAAGGACGTGAACGGTGTCGGCGGGGCGCTCGCGTGGATCGTGAACACCATCTGCTCGGCGATCATCGGCCTGATCGTCGGCGCCGTGGTCGTGCTGATCATGCACCTGATCCCGCGCAAGAAGAAAGCCGCAGCGGCCGCGCACTAG
- the glyA gene encoding serine hydroxymethyltransferase — MTGSLGARAWLPEVVNRRVTQAQQQVDADPWSTLTALDRLVEQSHRIHDVQCLNLNPATNVMNPRAEAMLARGLGTRASLGQPGDKYEVGLESIEQIEVIAAELAARVFGAPYAEVRVGSGALANLYAFMATCAPGDRIIAPPATIGGHVTHHAAGAAGLYGLQTLDAPVDAGRFTVDLDALRAATAHARPRLITIGGSLNLRPHPVADIRAIADEVGAKVLFDAAHVCGVIAGGQWPNPLDEGAHLMTMSTYKSLGGPPGGLVLTRDAELAERLDRIAYPGLTANSDPGRIAALAVTLLDWTVAGAAYADQMVASAQVLAAELLNRGVPVLQTVDGPTRAHQLAIAAAAYGGGQRAARALRADAHLLTCGIGLPLAPVPGDLNGLRIGTPEAVRIGMTTDDMPQLANLLARGLAGDGSVAAEVTEWRSGFTGVHYTLDSPAP, encoded by the coding sequence ATGACCGGTTCGCTCGGCGCGCGAGCCTGGCTCCCCGAGGTCGTCAACCGCCGTGTCACCCAGGCGCAGCAGCAGGTGGACGCCGACCCGTGGAGCACGCTCACCGCCCTCGACCGTCTCGTCGAGCAGAGCCACCGCATCCACGATGTGCAATGCCTGAACCTGAATCCGGCGACCAATGTGATGAACCCCCGCGCCGAGGCGATGCTGGCTCGCGGACTCGGTACCCGCGCGTCGCTCGGGCAGCCCGGCGACAAGTACGAGGTCGGGCTCGAGTCGATCGAGCAGATCGAAGTGATCGCCGCCGAGCTGGCCGCCCGCGTCTTCGGTGCGCCGTACGCCGAGGTTCGGGTCGGCTCGGGCGCGCTGGCCAACCTGTATGCCTTCATGGCGACCTGTGCGCCCGGCGATCGGATCATCGCGCCACCGGCGACGATCGGCGGACACGTCACGCACCACGCCGCCGGGGCGGCCGGGCTCTACGGCCTGCAGACCCTCGATGCGCCCGTGGATGCCGGGAGGTTCACCGTCGACCTCGACGCGTTGCGCGCCGCCACAGCACACGCGCGGCCACGGCTGATCACGATCGGCGGTTCGCTCAACTTACGCCCACACCCGGTGGCGGACATCCGCGCGATCGCCGATGAGGTCGGAGCGAAGGTGCTCTTCGACGCGGCGCACGTCTGCGGCGTGATCGCGGGCGGCCAGTGGCCCAACCCGCTCGACGAGGGTGCACACCTGATGACGATGTCGACGTACAAGTCGCTCGGCGGGCCGCCCGGCGGGCTGGTGCTGACCCGGGATGCCGAGCTTGCCGAACGACTCGACCGGATCGCCTACCCGGGCCTCACCGCCAACAGCGATCCAGGGCGGATCGCGGCGCTCGCGGTCACGCTGCTGGACTGGACCGTGGCCGGTGCCGCGTACGCCGATCAGATGGTCGCGTCGGCGCAGGTTCTCGCCGCCGAGCTGCTGAACCGCGGCGTGCCCGTGCTGCAGACCGTCGACGGGCCCACGCGCGCGCACCAGTTGGCCATCGCGGCCGCGGCGTACGGCGGTGGGCAGCGTGCCGCGCGAGCGCTTCGTGCCGACGCCCACCTGCTCACCTGCGGCATCGGCCTGCCGCTCGCCCCGGTGCCCGGTGACTTGAACGGGTTGCGGATCGGCACGCCGGAGGCGGTCCGGATCGGGATGACGACGGATGACATGCCGCAGCTGGCCAACTTGCTCGCCCGCGGCCTGGCCGGCGATGGCTCGGTGGCCGCGGAGGTGACCGAGTGGCGCAGCGGCTTCACCGGCGTCCACTACACGCTCGACTCGCCCGCACCTTGA
- a CDS encoding M23 family metallopeptidase, with amino-acid sequence MLRRKMVMASALAITVTLSAPLSAAAAPSSSPSTGSSSSAPSDPSGTGGQATQEIANLQQQIDQLNAQMLAAADAANQAVGQASVAKDAATQAKADLDQANADLDFAKKKANNVAADLYKQGPLSLTQSTLLSSDGPQDFIDKAVLTDQVGDYQVENINAMLDAQKKQQEASTAADAAAADAQAKADEAQKVSSDTQAQLTAAQAQMNDLRIKAGMPPQVDENTPQGVTADSSGVTGQVTGEWALPASGTFTSCFCPRWGTFHQGIDIAGPIGTPIFAAGSGVVLRAGPATGFGLAVYIQHPNGDVTVYGHVDKYNVQTGQSVSAGQKIADMGNRGYSTGPHLHFEVQKGAYGSRVDPQAWLASRGIMVG; translated from the coding sequence GTGCTTCGACGCAAGATGGTGATGGCGAGCGCGCTCGCGATCACGGTGACTCTGAGTGCACCGCTCAGCGCCGCCGCCGCACCCTCCTCGAGCCCGTCGACCGGCTCCAGCTCCAGCGCCCCCAGCGACCCGTCCGGCACTGGCGGGCAGGCCACCCAGGAGATCGCGAACCTGCAGCAGCAGATCGACCAGTTGAACGCGCAGATGCTGGCCGCGGCAGACGCCGCGAACCAGGCGGTCGGCCAGGCCAGCGTCGCCAAGGACGCCGCCACGCAGGCCAAGGCGGACCTCGATCAGGCGAACGCCGATCTCGACTTCGCCAAGAAGAAGGCCAACAACGTCGCCGCGGATCTCTACAAGCAAGGTCCGCTGTCGCTGACCCAGTCCACGCTGCTGTCCTCGGACGGCCCGCAGGACTTCATCGACAAGGCGGTGCTCACCGACCAGGTTGGCGACTACCAGGTCGAGAACATCAACGCCATGCTGGATGCGCAGAAGAAGCAGCAAGAAGCCAGCACCGCCGCCGACGCCGCAGCCGCCGACGCGCAGGCCAAGGCCGACGAGGCGCAGAAGGTCTCCTCCGATACCCAGGCTCAGCTCACCGCCGCGCAGGCCCAGATGAACGACCTGCGGATCAAGGCCGGCATGCCGCCACAGGTCGACGAGAACACCCCGCAGGGCGTCACGGCCGACAGCAGCGGCGTCACCGGACAGGTCACCGGCGAGTGGGCGCTGCCGGCGTCCGGCACCTTCACCAGCTGCTTCTGCCCCCGCTGGGGCACCTTCCACCAGGGCATCGACATCGCCGGCCCGATCGGGACCCCGATCTTCGCCGCCGGTAGCGGTGTCGTGCTGCGCGCGGGCCCGGCGACCGGCTTCGGGCTCGCGGTGTACATCCAGCACCCGAACGGCGATGTCACCGTCTATGGCCACGTCGACAAGTACAACGTGCAGACCGGTCAGAGCGTGAGCGCCGGCCAGAAGATCGCCGACATGGGCAACCGCGGCTACTCAACCGGCCCGCACCTGCACTTCGAGGTCCAGAAGGGCGCCTACGGCTCGCGCGTGGATCCTCAGGCCTGGCTAGCGTCGCGCGGCATCATGGTCGGGTAG
- a CDS encoding MinD/ParA family protein, with translation MSSPNERPPQPTAPPTAAPPPTSGHQLPTGPQPATQAPGTAGRSLLRAPSPGNSGTGIRDHLSGRTAPSSGQFSAVDRLPARAPQTGHSDVAAVQRSGAAAPGPTPAGLDTSTPSIGVSGDQADVRFREAGRASAHERPIAPHLDQRLAGLDTPPRPRRWPFGRRGANGMDNEPSDGLSRPIHSPRRISVVGMKGGVGKTTLSILTATTIARMRQMPVLLLDSDTTYGSLMLRTGLAPMASADDLATMGDPGSLQLLSSSVSRTTDGVWVVPSGRTPAQSAAFGEQGYVAAVRAVYRYFPVMITDCGAGLAGPLMHRVISASHSLVIATAPSMDSLLATYNTLEWLASIGYESLAMRSIVAITNVNPKTIRINLEETRKRFRERCHEVVVIPSDPHLQSGSAVDYDALDEPALEAARSLAATALGAALEAP, from the coding sequence ATGAGCTCACCTAACGAGCGCCCGCCGCAGCCCACCGCACCACCGACTGCGGCGCCGCCGCCGACCAGCGGCCATCAGCTCCCGACCGGCCCGCAACCGGCGACGCAGGCGCCCGGTACTGCGGGACGCAGCCTGCTACGCGCCCCCTCCCCCGGCAATTCGGGCACCGGCATTCGCGATCACCTGAGCGGCCGGACGGCGCCCTCGTCCGGCCAGTTCTCGGCCGTCGATCGACTGCCGGCGCGAGCGCCCCAGACCGGTCATTCCGACGTGGCCGCGGTCCAGCGCTCCGGCGCAGCCGCCCCCGGGCCGACCCCCGCCGGCCTCGACACGAGCACGCCCTCGATCGGGGTGTCCGGCGACCAGGCCGACGTACGGTTCCGCGAGGCGGGCCGCGCCTCGGCACATGAACGACCCATCGCACCGCACCTCGACCAGCGACTCGCAGGGCTGGACACCCCACCACGCCCGCGCCGCTGGCCGTTCGGGCGACGCGGCGCGAACGGCATGGACAACGAGCCGAGCGACGGACTGAGCAGGCCGATCCATTCACCCCGCCGCATCAGCGTCGTCGGGATGAAGGGTGGCGTCGGGAAGACCACTCTGTCGATCCTCACGGCGACGACCATCGCCCGGATGCGACAGATGCCGGTCCTGCTGCTGGACTCCGACACCACCTACGGCTCACTGATGCTGCGGACCGGTCTCGCGCCCATGGCCAGCGCCGACGATCTGGCGACGATGGGTGATCCAGGATCGCTCCAGCTGCTGAGCAGTTCGGTGAGCCGCACGACCGATGGTGTCTGGGTGGTGCCGAGCGGGCGCACCCCGGCCCAGAGCGCCGCGTTCGGCGAGCAAGGCTACGTGGCCGCTGTACGCGCGGTCTACCGGTACTTCCCCGTGATGATCACCGACTGCGGCGCGGGTCTGGCCGGCCCGCTCATGCACCGGGTGATCTCCGCCTCGCACTCGCTGGTGATCGCCACCGCGCCGTCCATGGACAGCCTGCTGGCGACCTACAACACGCTCGAGTGGCTCGCCTCGATCGGCTACGAGAGCCTGGCGATGCGCAGCATCGTGGCGATCACGAACGTCAACCCGAAGACTATTCGGATCAACCTCGAGGAGACCCGCAAGCGCTTCCGGGAACGGTGTCACGAGGTGGTCGTGATCCCGAGCGATCCCCACCTGCAGTCCGGCAGCGCCGTGGACTACGACGCGCTCGACGAGCCTGCGCTGGAGGCGGCGCGCTCCCTCGCGGCGACCGCGCTCGGGGCTGCGCTGGAGGCTCCCTGA
- a CDS encoding right-handed parallel beta-helix repeat-containing protein yields MPRTLKVDPSSPASYSSVEEAIQDAENGSVITLAPGVHTGTVDTTGLAITIVGADGDEPSILDGGDSYEPVVRSRSGALTLQSLSLRSEASDVLRVSDTKLTVADCNLQSRNAVAVHIGDGTSVDITDTRIMKSGQPMVVEDADGTVDGLTVDGAEDDAIVLRIGARIVLRGVSVVSSMRRGMFIYQAANPTIESCDIADTRKEGIYVAAGASATIKQCHVHDTGGAGIAFEPGASGKVAATKIEHTGGTAIDVPDGADVEIAEGDARSAGSAGRERRVSDPEKVEALLGELDRMVGLESVKSEVRAIIDEIQVNEWRREAGLSVDGMSNHLIFAGAPGTGKTTVGRIYGQLLAALGVLPGGPLKEVSRRDLVGQYIGHTAEKTAAVFDEAMGGVVFLDEAYTLSRQASSGGGDFGQEAIDMIVKLMEDRRNDLAVIAAGYTSEMREFLDANPGLASRFVKTIEFENYSPEELSLIIQRMLAGGDYRIDDAAKQRLYEYFRDVPKDENFGNAREARKLFEAVRKVQSQRLRTLAGRPSLDDLMQITLADVEAVTRGSGAPTAPTAP; encoded by the coding sequence ATGCCTCGCACGCTGAAGGTCGACCCTAGCTCGCCAGCGTCGTACAGCTCCGTGGAGGAGGCGATCCAGGACGCCGAGAACGGGTCGGTGATCACGCTGGCGCCCGGCGTCCACACCGGGACCGTCGACACGACGGGGCTCGCGATCACCATCGTCGGCGCGGACGGCGACGAGCCGTCGATCCTCGACGGCGGTGACTCCTACGAGCCGGTCGTTCGCTCCCGCAGCGGCGCGTTGACCCTGCAGTCCTTGAGCCTGCGGTCGGAGGCCTCGGACGTGCTGCGGGTGTCCGACACCAAGCTGACCGTCGCGGACTGCAACCTGCAGTCCCGGAACGCGGTGGCGGTCCACATCGGCGACGGGACGTCGGTTGACATCACCGATACGCGGATCATGAAGTCCGGTCAGCCGATGGTCGTCGAGGACGCCGATGGGACCGTCGACGGACTGACCGTGGACGGGGCCGAGGACGACGCGATCGTGCTGCGCATCGGCGCCCGCATCGTGCTGCGCGGAGTGAGCGTGGTGAGCTCCATGCGCCGCGGGATGTTCATCTACCAGGCCGCGAATCCGACGATCGAGTCGTGCGACATCGCCGACACCCGCAAGGAGGGCATCTACGTCGCCGCGGGCGCGTCAGCGACGATCAAGCAATGCCACGTCCACGACACGGGCGGTGCCGGCATCGCCTTCGAGCCAGGCGCGAGCGGCAAAGTGGCCGCGACCAAGATCGAGCACACGGGCGGCACGGCGATCGACGTGCCCGATGGTGCCGATGTCGAGATCGCCGAGGGCGACGCGCGGTCCGCGGGCAGCGCTGGTCGGGAACGACGAGTCAGTGACCCGGAGAAGGTCGAGGCGCTGCTGGGGGAGCTCGATCGGATGGTCGGCCTAGAGTCGGTGAAGTCCGAGGTGCGCGCGATCATCGACGAGATCCAGGTGAACGAGTGGCGGCGCGAAGCGGGATTGAGCGTCGACGGCATGAGCAACCACTTGATCTTCGCCGGCGCGCCCGGCACCGGCAAGACGACCGTCGGGCGGATCTACGGCCAGCTGCTCGCGGCGCTCGGCGTGCTGCCTGGTGGACCGTTGAAGGAGGTCTCGCGCCGCGATCTGGTCGGTCAGTACATCGGCCACACGGCCGAGAAGACCGCCGCGGTCTTCGACGAGGCGATGGGTGGGGTCGTCTTCCTCGACGAGGCCTACACGCTCTCGCGCCAGGCCAGCAGCGGCGGAGGCGACTTCGGTCAGGAGGCGATCGACATGATCGTGAAGCTGATGGAAGACCGCCGCAATGATCTCGCCGTCATCGCAGCGGGGTACACCAGCGAGATGCGGGAGTTCCTCGACGCGAACCCCGGACTCGCCTCGCGCTTCGTCAAGACGATCGAGTTCGAGAACTACTCGCCCGAGGAACTCTCGCTGATCATCCAGCGGATGCTGGCCGGGGGTGACTACCGGATCGACGACGCGGCCAAGCAGCGGCTGTACGAGTACTTCCGTGATGTACCCAAGGACGAGAACTTCGGCAACGCGCGCGAGGCCCGCAAGCTCTTTGAGGCGGTCCGCAAGGTGCAGTCGCAGCGCCTCCGCACGCTCGCCGGCCGCCCGTCTCTGGACGACCTGATGCAGATCACCTTGGCGGACGTCGAGGCGGTCACCCGGGGCAGCGGGGCACCGACTGCCCCCACCGCCCCCTGA
- the eccE gene encoding type VII secretion protein EccE, with protein sequence MVDDSSAAREPRGSSATAVTRSDAQETAPPTVSARLAGRPRQVLTADGDVQATAPTSPLDQARAHARAQAEASQAAARLSRGQHLEDTDYEPSSTALAQAQALAAAEAAAAQRPRELRPQPARPRDRLLGMHVLQVVALEIGLLVIAALGRERLAILIPCVLAALVVIVLAVGRYRGRWLYEWLFLRLRYWTRQRSHQLNESPERAAAPFARGVVLDQIDLDGVPVGVLKHAGGFVAVVEPRTDESTGGTTVAAQLPPLGDMLPASTENAPQVSLQVLVHTVPAPGLTSVDDAAATSYAELAGGAIPVQRRALIAIQAQHTVGSFIAADLEGALVNALRRIRRKLDKAGFIVNTLSRAELGREFGEASASELTVDDAPVEPVREAWRSWHAGSTRHVTYRIVGWPNLADETGARLIEHISSAPTLDTTVSLAARNVAGQVEIEAAVRLRGESDVAHETVRTALTEVVERCGATLQRLDGQHGFGMAASVPLGGFAS encoded by the coding sequence GTGGTAGACGATTCCAGCGCGGCGCGTGAGCCGCGTGGCTCGTCAGCGACGGCCGTCACCCGGTCCGACGCGCAGGAGACGGCTCCTCCGACCGTGTCCGCACGGCTGGCCGGGCGCCCACGCCAGGTCCTCACTGCCGACGGCGATGTGCAGGCCACCGCGCCCACATCGCCGCTGGACCAGGCCCGCGCCCACGCTCGAGCTCAGGCCGAGGCGAGCCAGGCAGCGGCCCGGCTCAGCCGAGGCCAGCATCTCGAGGACACCGACTACGAGCCGTCGTCCACTGCGCTGGCCCAGGCACAGGCGCTGGCCGCAGCGGAGGCCGCGGCCGCGCAGCGGCCCCGCGAGCTCAGGCCGCAGCCCGCGCGGCCCCGGGATCGCCTGCTCGGCATGCACGTCCTCCAGGTGGTGGCGCTGGAGATCGGGCTGCTCGTGATCGCCGCGCTCGGCCGCGAACGGCTGGCCATCCTCATCCCGTGCGTCTTGGCCGCGCTCGTCGTCATCGTGCTGGCCGTAGGCCGGTATCGCGGCCGCTGGCTGTATGAATGGCTGTTCCTGCGGTTGCGGTACTGGACCCGCCAGCGATCGCATCAGCTGAACGAGTCGCCGGAACGAGCGGCCGCGCCCTTCGCTCGTGGCGTGGTGCTGGATCAGATCGACCTCGACGGCGTTCCGGTCGGCGTCCTGAAGCACGCGGGCGGGTTCGTCGCGGTCGTCGAGCCGCGCACGGACGAGAGCACAGGTGGTACGACGGTCGCGGCCCAGCTGCCACCGCTCGGGGACATGCTGCCGGCCTCGACCGAGAACGCGCCGCAGGTCAGCCTGCAGGTGCTCGTCCATACCGTGCCGGCTCCCGGGCTCACCAGCGTGGACGACGCGGCCGCCACGTCGTACGCCGAGCTGGCTGGCGGTGCGATACCTGTGCAACGCCGGGCACTCATTGCCATCCAAGCTCAGCACACGGTGGGCAGCTTCATCGCCGCGGACCTTGAGGGCGCTCTCGTGAACGCGCTGCGGCGGATCCGGCGCAAGCTGGACAAGGCCGGCTTCATCGTGAACACGTTGAGCCGTGCCGAGCTCGGCCGCGAGTTCGGGGAGGCGTCCGCCTCCGAGCTCACGGTGGACGATGCACCGGTCGAACCGGTCCGGGAGGCGTGGCGCAGCTGGCATGCCGGTTCTACCAGGCATGTGACCTACCGGATCGTCGGCTGGCCCAACCTCGCAGACGAGACCGGCGCGCGACTGATCGAGCACATCTCGTCCGCACCGACCCTCGATACGACCGTGTCGTTGGCGGCCCGGAACGTGGCGGGCCAGGTCGAGATCGAGGCCGCCGTCCGGCTGCGGGGAGAGAGCGATGTGGCCCACGAGACGGTGCGCACGGCACTGACCGAGGTCGTGGAGCGGTGCGGGGCGACTCTGCAGCGCCTGGACGGCCAGCATGGCTTCGGGATGGCCGCCTCCGTCCCCCTGGGAGGCTTCGCGTCCTGA